TTGGTTGACCTTTCATTTCTGAAATGCATGCCATCAGTTTCCTGTGTCCCTCCTACCCCCATGGATAAGAATGTCAAATTGTGGACTTGGAGTCAGGGCTGAAAAGCATCCTGATATCTGAAGACTTTTAAGTTATGACATTGGTATTTATTTATTCCTGTATCTAAATGTCCTTTTATTCATTGGCCCTCCTCCAATTTCACTCTCCTGCAGAGAAGtaaagtttgatttttttcaacctttagttttttaaatttaaagttcTTAAGTTATTAggagatatatatacacacacacacacacatacatacacacacatacatatgtatacatacatacatacacatacatacatatattgtgtatataatcaaatttaataattttaatttttaaaatttcaacttAAGTCTTTAGAAAAGACTTAAGAGTTACAGAATCCATATATTCAGTTGTCTGCAATGATTCCTAAACCTCAACTTTGAATACAAGAAGgtttaaaacaaacaacaacaagcaaACATGTCTCCTGGAATATGAGGAAGAGTTAAAAGGAGGACCTGGCTGTGTCCTCTGCAGGGCTGGAGAGGTCACTTAGGGGAGCCCAGGAACCCTGGAGTTACGACCCACCCCTTGGCCACTCCCAGAAAATCAGGCAAGAATCTTGTTGCTTGTCCTTAGTGGAGCAAATCCACCTCAGTAGTTATGTTGTTTGTTGGGAATGTTCTGCAATCTAGAccaagaaagaaaatacagacCTTCTACTCTGCAGAGGAATTGATCTTTAATGTTTAAGCCAAACCATGAAACTCCCTTAATGAATCTTCCATCAATTTTAGTACTCTTGATGGTTTCTAGTAGTTAACTAAGGGATGAATGTCTAAGTGTGGAGATCGGGTCTGTCATCTGGCTTATTTACACACCCAGAATCAATGCTGGTTTAGATTCACATACTTTGACATTTAATTagacttcttttatttttagtctTGATCGAAAAAGAAATCCAGAACCATGGGAAGCTGTGGATCCCTCTGAACCTCAAAAGGTATCACTAAATTAAAAACAAGTGATTTACATTTAGCTCAAACTTTCACACCTTTGTAAGCAAAATAGATTTAGTATCTAACAGAGTGCCATTTTATGTAGTGTTAGAGACaatactaaaacaaacaaaaccctctaGAGTTCTAGAGATCAAATTCAAATCCGTGCTCCATTATTCATAGGTGATTTTGGACAGTTTGGCCTCTGTGAGGCTCAGAATCCATAAAATGGGCATGATAGTAGGGCTCTACCTCAGAGTTaaaaggattaaataaaatatgtagaGCCTTTTTAGACTTGCCTAGCCCACAGTAAGCactcaaataaaacattattgcAATACATTATCTCATTTTACCCACTACTCACCTAAAGTTAATATAAATTCTATTGTGATAAATCATAGTTGCTCCTGAAAGACAGGAGCACATTCTCCTCAAGTGAAATTAATTAattatccacttttttaaaaaagactatgGCAAAGCTCTCCTAGGTTCTTGGGTAATGGAACACCGGTGAGGAGAAATGGGTTTGCATGTGATGTTTTGGGAAACCAAGAACTGTCCACAGCTCTTAGATCATTGGTGCCTTCATTGAGCAATTGCAAAGAGGAAATTTTATTCAACACCTACTGTGTGTTGAGGCCTGTGGGAGGAGCATTGTACATAATTCAGGAGGAGCAGATGCATTTTGAACTTTAAGCTCAGGTACTACCTTGTCAAACTAAAAAATCTGGATGGTGCTAATGAAAGTAGGGCAAATGTGTATGACCTTTCTCTCTGGTCTCATAACACGTAGGTATCCAAGGGCTTTTTGGAGGGATGGAGTGAATAGATATCAACCATGTTACTATTTGGTGCATGTTTTAGAGATGGGAAGAGGTGGTTTTTTTGACTACAAATACTATAATGCTGCTTTTCCTAAAAGGAACGTGAACAAATCCCAAAAGGGATGAGAGGATTAAGGGCAGatacttaaaacatttttatttcctttgttaAAGCTTATAACAATCAACCAACAGTGGAAGCCTATTGAAGAGTTGCAGAAGGTCCGAAGGGCAACCAAATGACTGGTCCGTGCTTCTTCCTCCCAAAGAGTACTCTATGAATCTAGTGGAAACATTTCTGCACAAACTAGATTATGGATACCAGTGTGCGGAaatgcttctgctacatttttaggGTTTACCTACTTTCTTTGGATTCTGGATAAGGAATTAAAGGTAGTGCAGCAATAACTACATAGTCCAAAAATAAGTTTTTTGGTTTATTATTGTGAATTTGAATATTACATATTGAATTTTTATGTTCATGATGCTAGAATGTTTTCCTTGAATGTATAAAGATTTGTAAATTATATTATTATCTGTAATAAAATATCATTTGTATAAGATATCTCAAAAATTAGCTGTATATTTAAATGGAAGAGAACATTTTTATGGGAGAAAAcactcatatacatatatatataatatatgcacATATCTAGATATCTGTACATGTAggtatataatttataatatgtatatatattatatatataatgtacaatatatatatatatatatatatatatatatatatatataaaattttggggggatgctggggattgaacccagggtcctgtgcatgctaagcacacactttaccactgagctacacccccagccccagaaaaacattttgaagcacaaaattttgtcttttaaataaTACACATGTATATTTCTATGTGAGCTTGTCTTCTAAATTCATTTACCCCTCAGAAATTTATTGATCATCTACTGCTTGCAGTAAATACAATGAGCAAAACCAAAATTTGGAGGGATATGAATAAGAGATGGTAAGCACATGAAGAAAAGAAGTGGTTGTGGGGTGTGAGAGTCACACAAGGATTGGCCTTGGAGAAAGTGCTGGGATTCTGGTGGTGAACAGGAATGTGGGCATGCTGAAATGGGCCCCAGAGAGGCCAGTGCAAACTGTGATGCTCTAATGAGGATCAGGGAGGGGAGGCTCAGAGCCAGCAACCTGCAGGGTGTGGACCAGTGGTGACCTGGAGGCTGAAGGTGCAGTTGAACCAAACATGCCCTTTTGCTGTCCTCAAACATAAAGAGATCAAGTAGAAAGTTGCTTTTCATTAACTTCTTTTGAAAAAATGATATGCTTCATATGTCAGTTTTCATCCATTTAAATTACACAATTTAGGGATTTTTGTTAAGTTGCACAACCACCTCCACCATCTtattccagaacattttcatcatcccCAAAAGAACCCTGTACTGGTGCAATCATTCCTCTGTTCCCCTCAACTCCCAGCCCAAGACAAACACTActaagctttgtctctatggattttctgTACTTTGCACATTTCGTGTAAATGGAATCATGATAGGAGGCCATTGTGTCTGGCTCTACCTTAGTATAATGTTTTCAAGAGTCATTCCTGTTGTGTTATATTATCAGTTTTCCATCCCTTTTCTGAGGTATGCTATTTCATTGTATGGATACACCAGATATTGCTTATCCATTTGCAAGCTGATGGACATTGGAATTCCTCTTCCTTTTGGCTATAGTGAATACTTGTATGAACAGCCATGTACAAGGTTTTGTGTAGCCACATATTTCCATTTCTCTTGGTTAATTATCTAGGTTTGCTAACTCCTTTAGATGAAAATGATTAAtgcttctttctattttttttcatatgaatgtaatgggaaaataagaggAAGGCTAAATTCCTATCACCTTCGTGGCAATAAAAAGTATCTAGCTCTTGCTTGAGGCTATGGCAAGTCTGAAAGGATTAACTGAGACTACTTCTCCCAACCTTTGTTGCTTACTTATCACCTTCAAATATCCCAGATGAAAATCTCCAATGGTTGATCTCCAGGATTACATGTAGTAATTGGGAGGCACAGTTTTATTTGCTTAAGTTTCTAAAGTGGAATATGATACCATttagatgaataaaaatgaatagcCATGGCCATCTAGGACAGCAAATCATAAAGTGCTTCCTGAAGGACAGCTGTGCCTTTCAACGTTAAAACACAAACCTGAATGGTGGGGAGTGGCTTTATGGTGTGGATATGGCAATGGAAGTTACTGTTCATCCAATTTGGGAGGAAGAGAGGTCCTGTGCCAAGCTGATACCCTGGGGCAGGAAAGGGGGCAATAACAATAATGACatattttaatgtaatttaaatagtcaagaagtcatacatatcttaaacactacGTGCTTGGCATTTTGCTGGCCTCACAGATcagacagtgcaggagggagacaCTCCTATGAGCAAATCAATACAATATTATGACAGTAAAGCAAGAGTACAGATGAGCCCATGATACAAAGGAAAACACCACAAAGAAGGTGGATCCCTAAAAGACTAAGCAAGTCTAATCACTTTGAAAACTAAGAATCAGAAGTCAGCAAGGCAAATGAAGCAGAAGCACATGTTTATCAAGGCAGAGAGGCATAAAATAGCATGATGTCTTCATGCTTAGACTGAAAGCAATTTAATGCAAGGAATTTTAAATACTGGAGTGTGAGGTGGGAGAAgtggatgaaaaaattagtaggaGAAATGTGTAGGGTCTTTTTTGCTCTTTTTCTGCCACTACCAAGGATCTAGAACAGGTTTTATGGAGATTTTGGCTATAGTGAGGGGGAGGTTGGGGATTCCCACTGTCAGGGACTTTGGTTGGAGACCAGAGACCATTTGCTGCCCATGGTCCAGGGGACAGGTAGTGAGGGTCATGATTAATCAAAGCAATAGCCAGGGGATGCATTTGAAAGTAattgaggagaaatcaatgagaaaGTCTCAAGGCTTACTGGATGTAGCTGGAGGATGTCCAAAATGATACCCAGATTTCTCACCTGCATAGCCTGGTGGGCAGTGGTGCCGAGAGAAAGATAAGGAGAAAAAAGTACAATGTGGGTGGTGGGTGGACAAAGAAGAGAATGAGTTAGGCCTAATGTGCTCCATAGGTAACTACATTTTGAGAGAGTTTAAAAGGGTGGTAAGATTAGAGACATGGATTAGATCACTTCCAAAGGGCTTCTGTAGTTAAATGAAGACTGAACCCAGAGCCACATCAACAGGTAGGATGCAGTCAGAGAAAGAGAATCCTGGGGATTGGAAGAGAAGGAGAACCAGGAGAGACTCGGTGGAGCCCAGACAGGAGGAAGTGCTCTCCCCTATTGGGAGACTGGTACAGTTTGCAATTAAACCAAAGCCAGAGAGACCTTTCAACTTTATGGCTTGAGCCTTAAGCAAAcacgatccccagcaccagaaaaaaaaaaaaaatacaaagcaaaAAAACCCCACACCTATAATTCTCTTTTTACCTACAAATAAAATGTGAATTAAGTTTTCCCAATAAGTAAGTTAAAATCACATTCCATGTGGCCAAAAACTGGAGTGAGGTCCAATTTAATACTCATTTATCATTGTTTATTTTCCTTGAAGAAATTCTCTCACATTGTAGTTAAGACTTTATGGTAGAGAATGAAATTACAAGCTGTAAATTCAGACTGCTCTGCCATTGACAGTGCTGGCTTAGAGAAgcctcagagctctcctccataaAACTGGGTTAATTAGTACCTCTCAGGTTAGTGGTGAAAATTATATGAGATAATAACTGTAAAGTACCTAATGTGGTATCTAACATGTAATAGTTGTTCAATGTATATTtcgttttttcttaaaaaaagaaaggatgaTTAGCACTATAAAGCAGAAAGCTCTTAAATGTATTTAAGATTAAATTCTTATGAGAGTGGGAACAATGCTTGTTTCCAATTCACACATACCTACCTCTGGTGACTCCTGGCTCACCTTTGTTTTACAATGTAGCGATTATGAGCCTTTAAGAGAACATGTACAGGCCTGTAGATAAAAGCTTCTTACACTCACTCTCACCTACATAGATAACTTGCAAAATATAAGAAACCCTGCGTATATGCACATGTAGATGACCTCACATGCAGAAGAGACATGGTAATAAAACTAATATCTATGGATCTGTACCTACATTATGTCCTTAGAAGCAAATGTTCATGTTTCAGTTATTCACCTAGCACACTACACACATCTCAGAATCAAAAGGGCTAATATATAGTTTGAGTCAGGAAGGAGAGTGAAATTAGTGCATGTACTTAAGATAACAAGAAGAATAGAATTAggaatagggatgtggctcagtggtacagcgtttgcctggcatgcataaggccctgggtttgatccccagcactgaaaaaaatatgaaattaattttCCTGTAATTATCCTTTGTAATGTTTTCCCCCCATGCTTAGAGAATTTCCCCAGGTAAtgatatacaatttttttttctataactaggcctggtttttggttttggtagTGTTTTTGCATCATTTGCCTATGTGCATACttagttttaaaatgaaaattaaaatgaaattaaggATAACCCCAAATTTTATTATAACtcttacaaaaatattaaaaccagCTTGCTCATTTATCTCATATGattaacacatatgtatatattacatattttatataataaaatattgctCATTTGGAGAGAGGTAtactctttaaaaattaaactccatttttttttaacttttacatCAAGTAGTGTGATTTTCCTTATCAAGGTGTGTAACCATGAAGTTGCTATTATTTCTTGGTGTTTGGTAGGGCAGGGAAAGTTAACCTGGTGTTTTAAAATGTCTttgcttgggctggggttgtggctcagcagtagagcactcacctagaatgtgagaggctctgggtttgatcctcagcaccacataaaaataaataaacaaagtaaaggtattgtgtccaactacaactaaaaaataatttttttaaaaatgtctttgctTATCTCAAGTCTCTTTATCAACAAAAAAAGGGAAATGGAAGAACTGGGTGCTGtaacacacgcctataatcccagcagctcaagaggctgaggcagaggattgcaaattcaaagccagcctcagcaatggtgaggtgctaagcaactcagtgagacccgatctctaaataaaatacaaaataggcctggggatgtgactcagtgcccctgagtttaatccctcaacccccccccccaacacctTCTGCAAAAAAacaggctggggttgttgctcagtggttaagtgctcctgggttcaatctctggtacaaaaaaaaaaaaaaagtactgcaaGACAAATGTGACCTATTGTTTTCTTATCATTTTGAAAACAATTTTGTTGAGTCAACtactaaacatttctcaaattttaattgtttcaAATTTCTTTTCAAATTATTGTTGTTaggattaaaatgtattttagatACAATAAAACAGACACAATGAACAGATCTTAATACTTTGGTTCAAAGAAGGGTTTTGATCATTGTATGTACCCATGAAACCATCATGCAAAACAAATTGCCAAAATATTCTGTTACTCAGGAAGATCTCttggtttttaaatgaaaaaccaTCAGCATTTCTCCAGCAGCCAGGGAAAACCTGACACTGAGGACAGCGTCATGGCTTTCACACCTTAGGTGCATGGCCTTCTGGCCACACTTTCATGCTGGAGGAACCTTCCTGGGCACCCTAAGTTTGCTGTGGATGAACCAAGAAGATACACATAGATTTCTCTCATCATGATTCCATGAGAGGATCTGCAGAGATAAAGAAAACTCGTGTCTGTCAGAAAGTTAAGTCCAATGATTTTGGAATGCAAAGAATTTCTTTGGATTGAATTCCATAGACATTTGTCACTAACTTATGTTCCTGAACTATGAAACATGAGTATAAGGGCTAAGGAGCAGTCTCTCTTGACAAATAATTAATAACTTAGAGTGAATTTTATGGtctgttgccgcagtctggctgggcacaaatcatgagccactgaagcaggaacaaactttatttttgaactgcaagaaaaaacctcacacatGCTCCCAGGGAATTCTCCCGAATCACACGCGGCTCGTCCAGGAACCCACAGCCGGAAATCTCTCTCCCGGAAAACCCTCCTTCTGCACTTCCCCagccaatgggaactctcggggaatccccggaaatccccatgagaactccaaagtagtgtgagaactcaaaagtagctgcAGAGGCAGATAGTAATGTCTCGCCTGTCagtcaatactgttggcaaaatgccaggggccatacagactcagccatggctctcagcatctctccccttctgtttaattaaataacaagcaatgtggcttagggaccgtgcctggtaggttgtccaattcagcatatggttcttacccgtcatcggatgagctgacctctaggcgtcagcctcctgtcttaggttggtaccactgcgatTGGATCATAccagtcactgactaccggtccagcatacagccatacttgtggataggcctttgcaccagtgtgggggggtgaggttctttgcctcacctctattggcccccaaatttggccttggtgccagtggggggatgaggttctttgcctcacctctgttggcccccaaattttagaccatcactagtagaagggaggaggatgcaaaatgccatgaCACTAAGTTAATTGAAggctcctttgaaaaattgtaccaccggtgacaccatcagcaaaaatactccagcactaccacaattcgcttcaccaacagatagttcacaatgcatacaagtgatacatagtccaggcaagttctgcaagcagttcaaagcagaggaatctgtcattatgtccatttcctcccaaagtaaatctactccttgattgagcattacttgttgagttattattcattgatgcatcagtttatacagtttgttgtgacaaCTATCGAAGAAGctatagtttggttttatctttgtcttcatcggcactgggatgaagataggaattctggcaatgatgctaaaaaaaaaattaacattccaacaggcactaagaaaacaatttttttgaaaaatttacattatcctgaacagaattattaaacataataaaaaggaaaggtgaaagtaaacaaatagaTCTGTTAAcatccttatttgttcacatattaaaacaattttcaacagctgtttactcaatctaaattaaaccattaaaatcacgtgaataaaaaaattcggatccatttattcatgagcgctcctcgtatatgatatatggacatacgcacatacagacatacaacacaaaacaaaagtgtgcacacataacatacaacacataagacaatagtaaaggccttgtagctttacctaggtgaaatctccattgcaatgtttaaaaactccacagtcaaaaaataaaactgatcagaaaaacattaacctaggtctgtatgagctcaaaaataaaatagaactttatgatgtggtaaaaggcaataataaaataaatattgaaaaaagcatcctggttaatcactgtcgcagatataagaatagccaaactggagctctggatatcagctgttatggatttgagtcaaatcaccttTTTATTGGTCCGTAGAATTCGCTTTGGttagtttctctggaatccaaatcggctgttgttctccctgtggaaacacacaaacagaccccctattccagacaatcactgggtcaggacctttccattgtcctgttagaatatccttccaaagcaccttaggcttatgtacattttttggacacatatgcctttccacagcactaagccccgatgaatccaaattttaaaagtttagagtaaaaagcattattttaagtttatctttgggggatatataccccttttcaattccctctttttgctttaataagtacattttaatagtttgatgagctctttcaactatgccttgtccctgaagattgtatgggattcttgttttatgaataatgccaaatgatgagcaaaattgtttaaaagagggagaagtattaacaggaccattatctgtttttaactgttttggaacacccacagtggcaaaattttgtaagcaatgagctataacatctttagttttttctccggcatgaagggagcccatcaaaaatccagaagaagtatcaactgtaacatgcaaatattttaattttccaaattctggcaagtgtgtgacgtccatctgccaaatatggttaggtatcagtcctctaggattgactccaagattaacttgtggtaaaaaggtcacacaattttgacattgttttattatttgtctagcttgttccttagttattttaaaatgcttttgtaaagtattagcattgacatggaaccttttatgaaaatttgtagcttcttctagtgtagagaaaatatgtatgtcatgtgtagttttatctgctaaatcattgcccaaactaagggctccaggcaatcctgtatgtgctctgatatgtcctataaagaatggatcttttctgtcccagattagactttgtatagtggaaaacaaagagaaaacagtacaggaaggagaaatcctaccagcatcttcaagggatactatagcattaactatatactgactatcagaaaataaattaaatacagaatctttaaacatcacaaaagcttgtaaaactgcattaagttctaccttttgagctgattatttgggtactaaaaatgtaaaagtttgatcaggggtaactactgctgctgtaccattatttgacccatcagtgaatacatttagagcattcatgataggggtttttcttgtcatttttggaaaaactacaggatgtgaagaccaaaaagacaacaaaggattagatggtaagtgattatcaaatgaaacattagatttacacatgattattgcccaagtattcaactcattagctaacccatcaatttgatccatagtatatggagtaataattttattggaagaaattccaaacattccctttgctgcttttattcctttgagtattaattgtcctacagcctcaggatacctagtaagaatagtgttaggagaataagataaatgtatccacaataatggatcttcttgccaaaatactcctgtaggaatattttttgttggtattacaataaataattaaggcaaaattatatcaattctatccaaatgcatattttccatatatgtttcaataatttttaatgcctttcttgcttcaggcgttaacatgcggggtgaattggatctgatggaccttttaggatatcaaataaaggtcccaactctcctgttggtatgcctagataaggccttatccaatttatgtctcctaataacttttgaaagtcgttaagtgatttgggttgatctactcgtatttgaatttttggtggacggaccatggttgaggataatagaactcctaaatatttaattggaaaatttaattgtactttatctattgctatctctatattataattttttaataaatttgtaagtgtggcataacattctagcaatgtgtttttatctttgtgtgctaacaatacatcatccatatagtgaaatatttgtagttcaggattttgatttctaagtggctggattgctttgttaacataaatttgacacatagttgggctgttagccatcccttgagagagtactttctattcatatctctgatcaggaccttcatgattcagtgcagggatagtaaatgcaaaacgtggactatcctcaggatgaactggaattgaaaaaaacacaatctttaatatctatagctaaaatgtaccaggtttttggcaaagcagacaattgaggaatccccgattgagcaggtcccataataaccatctcattattaatggctcttaaatcttgcagtaatctccatttaccagatttctttttaatgacaaaaatgggaatattatagggagatatggaaggttgtatatgtccctccgctaattgttgtttgaccaggtcatgggctgcttgtatcttttctttagtcaggggccactgaggaacccatactggtttatctgatttccaagtaatttttattgcctcagtgaccccttctgaaaacccagtccatgtctatttattccttgatctatttgaattggtgctgctataccttattctcctaatcttttttcttccctgaaaccttgtctagccctaatggtgggcgcatttggattgatgttatttgttaatgtcaaatctaattgatctaggacttctcgttcccataaatttataggaagatgatccaatacatatggctgtatagttccttcacatccttcaggatccttccaatctaataccattgcac
This region of Callospermophilus lateralis isolate mCalLat2 chromosome 3, mCalLat2.hap1, whole genome shotgun sequence genomic DNA includes:
- the Coxfa4l3 gene encoding normal mucosa of esophagus-specific gene 1 protein, producing the protein MGIFQTMMKKKELIPLAFIMTFAAAGASSFAIYSLKKTDVILDRKRNPEPWEAVDPSEPQKLITINQQWKPIEELQKVRRATK